The following is a genomic window from Platichthys flesus chromosome 13, fPlaFle2.1, whole genome shotgun sequence.
ATTTACCTCATTGTTGtatcatatttaaattcatcttTAATAAATTAGATATCCAAAGTAATTAAAGTTGTCACTTAACAGTAGTCGAGTCAAAAGTCAAATATTCTCTGTGAAAACTTGAGAAATAGAAATATGAAGCAGAAGTTATTTGAAATTCAGTTATTTTCTCAACAACCACGATTCTGGATTTACAAGGTGTGAACATGTAAACATGGCCTATcagtggagagggagggggggggggggtccacggCCATCTCAGAAGCTGACCTTTCTCCTACTAACCAATTACCTCTGGTTTAACTTATCCCAGTGACATATGGTCGGCTGCTGCAGCACGAGATAAATGACAAGAACAGGCATCGCAGGCTGGAGAGAACGCACAACCTAGGGCAGAGCGCCAGAGAGACCGGGCGGCGAGGGGGAGGGGCGACCAGAGGCATTAACTGAGCTTATGTTTGACCTTTGTGACCTTTCAGGGACATCTGACGCTGTGTGGTTAGAGGAGGGTCGGCACACATTCTCAACAAGTTGTGGTCCATTGttaatgcacacacagataataAAGACTTCCCTGATCTGCAGCTTTGTGTTGCACAGAATATCACACAATAGAAACctggctactgtaaaaaaaaaactaattttctatGAATAAACAAGAAACCCAAACTGAAAGTCACACGTGATGACTACACACGTCTCTGTGGTAGTTTTGCATCACTTCAAAGTCCTTTAGCATTTTCTGTTCAATCCCTGTTTGAATCCTTGTTGAACACTTCAGTAGTTGTTTAGTGGTCATTGTGTATCTATGTGTCGTTTTTCCTCTTACTGTAACTTCTCTATTTCTCTGAGTTGTTATGTTTTGCCTCATGTTGTCACTTAGTATCTCTGTAAATTAGTTTTTGCATCAACTTGATGcaaactctgtgtgtctgtgagtgtttggTGTCTGTAGGTGGTCATTTGGTATCTCAATGGTCATTATTGATTCCTCATTCTAGTTTTGCATCTGTCtacacacattttacatttggtctgtgggtgttttgtgtgtctgtgtggtagTTTTACATCCCTGTGGGGTCATTTTTTTGGATTTTTGGTACTTTTCAGTGCATTTTTGACAGGTTCATCTATTTGTGACTGTTGTGGGTCTGTTTATGTTCATTTTGTATTCCtagttatatatataactttatagaAATGTTGTAGgtatttgtttaaattgttgtttctttgtggtgattttttgtctgtctgaggtCATTTTGTATCTGTACAATCATCTATTCCCGTGTTGTGGtagttttgttttgctttgtagtaatttgtatgtattttgtaGCTTTGCATCTTTCTGTTGTTGTATTGGATCTAGTTTATCATGTCTATGTTAGTTCTGCATGTTTGAAACATGTGTTTCTTTGAGGTTATGTGAGTCTTGTATAAACGTTGAGCAGCTTTAAGGTCCCAGGTTCCGTTTTGGTCTCAGATCAGTTTCAGGTTCAGTTCTGGTGTCAGATCAGGTTCAGTTCTGGTCTCAGATCAGTTTCAGTTCTGGTCTCAGATCAGTTTAAGTTCTGGTCTCGGATCAGTTTCAGGTCCAGTTGTGGTGTCAGATCAGTTTCAGTTCTGGTCTCAGATCAGTTTCAGGTCCAGTTCTGGTCTTAGATGGGTTCAGTTCTGCTCTCAGTTCAGTTTAAGTTCTGGTCTCAGATAAGTTCAGCTCTGGTCTCAGATCAGTTTCAGGTTTAGTTCTGGTCTCAAATCGTTTCAGCTCTGGTCTCAGATCAGTATCAGGTCCGGTTCCGGTCTGAGATCAGTTTCAGATCAAATTCAGGTCCGGTTGTGGTCTCAGATCAGTTTAAGTTCTGGTCTCGGATCAGTTTCAGGTCCAGTTGTGGTGTCAGATCAGTTTCAGTcctggtctcagatcagcttCAGTTTAAGTTCTGGTCTCAGATCAGTTTCAGGCCCAGACACGTTGATCATCTTCGTGTGCGTCACTCAGCTCCAGAGGAGCAGTGAACTATCGCGATGCTTGCCTCGCGGGCTGACGTCACGCGGCTGATATCTCGCGCTACCTGGACTCCGGGTCTCATTCCTCCTCGGTCCATTCAGCGGAACGTGTCTCTGCGCAGCGCCCTCACGGAACCACATCCACAACctctacttttatttatttaaagtccCGCGAACAGCTCGTTTCTCCGCTAACTGCTCACTCCAGTTCTCACCGGGAAGAAGCAGCTCATTCCAGTCTGATCGGAGCCGGCGGCGCTAACAAAGAAAACCCTTTCTCCTCAGCGAAGCCCCATCCTCTCTTTAGTTATGAGTCATGTGGTCATTGATAATCCACACGGTCTAGATCAGCAGGTGAGTTTCCTCCGGTTCCTCCGTTTCTACCGGTTCACCCCGGTTCTCGCTCTTTACTGCGGCTTCCTGACGACGTTTCGACGCGCAGCGAGCCGCTAGCTGTGCTAAGCTAACGCTGCTAAAATGGAGTCGGCGGAGAGAAGGTTGTGATGGCGGAGCTAGCCGCCGCCGGAGAGACGAGCCTACGTCACGGACACTTGTTCCCTTTTATAACAACTAACCTTCACTCTGTGACGTAGTGACCGCTTAAGGTCGTGATGTCGTGTTTTAACTTACCGGAGCCGGACCGGGGCTAGCTAACCGCTCTTACCCGGCCGGCGTCCCGTGCTAGCCGGCTAGCATCGGGCCTGCTCAGCCTGAAACGTGGCGCAGGAAAAAATGTTGGCAGCGGATTTTAGCGACTAAACTTTACGTAAAGATAAAAGGTCCcgacacaaatacaaacatcagCCATCTTGGTTCAGGTCGGTTGTCTAAAGGAATCCACGGTCGGTGGTTTCTTGTATAATCGcactttttttgtcttttttttaattggtcaGCGGTTTCCTGATTGTGTTGTGTGACGCGCACGCGACGGAGCTCCATTGTGCTGACTGTTTGAAACCAGCAGTGAGCCCGGTGCAGGTTGAACCCGGAGCGGCCTTGGATCAGGGGAATGTGCGTGGATCTGTCACCGGCTCCTGACCGAGCCGCTGACAAACCACGTCGTCTCAGAGAAACCAGGAAACTACCCGCTGTAGAATCTCAATCTAACACTGGAGCTTCTGATCGTTTGGAAGTAACTGTTTGGACCGAACCGCTGAAGCCTCTATTAGCATCAGAACAAGTTGTACAGCTTTGTGTCCACCATGACGATGCACCATGAAGTCATTTTCCTATTGATTGTTATATACATAGCATTTCATTTACAGCAGAGTAATTGTGTTTCTCAACCTTTTCCTCTTTGCAGCTCTCTGCCCTAGACTTGAACTCTGCTGACGGACAAGGCGGAGGAACTGGCCGTAAGTAAAACAGTAGATTTTATAAAACGTAAATACAATAAAGCAAATTAAACTATTTGTATCAATGCGTTGGTCATTAGTTGAGTTACAAATGTATAATTACAAGATGTTCAAATTAGAGTTGATTTGTCTATATAACGATTGGTCCGGTTGTAGGTTTTCAAACCTATATTTGGTAAACAGCACCTTCTGATATCTGGGTCTAGTTGAAGTTCACACCTGacctgcttttcttcttctccagggcGTTACATTCCACCTCACCTGAGGAACAGAGAGGCTCCAAAAAACGGTGAGTTCAGTCAGAAGCCACCCATCCAGTCACAACCACACTGGATGGACTTGTGGTGCTCCATATGTAGAAAGCCCATCAGAGCATGGTAGGAGATGCTGCAAGATCTTTATCAGCCAAAACAAAGCGGCCACTTTTGTTGCACACCAGACAAATGTCAACTTGACTTTGAACCTGAGCCAAGAATCGGGACCAAACAGTTTCAAAATGTGATTTCTGATTCTGTGCATGGAGCCTTTTTATGGCACAGATGAAACCCTAACCCataagagaagagaacagggaAAATTTCTAAATTGTAAAACCTGCAAGTAATCTGTTCCTGGTGAAAAGTCTCCCGTGTGAAAACCAGTGTTAGCTGTGAACTGCTCTGATAAAGGGAATATCAATATTCAATCTAAGACTTTATAAAGTCTTTAACTAGTTTCAGTTATTTGCTGAGCCTCTTAAAGGCTTtaaatgaagacatgtttttggCTGACATATTCAGTCCTCTAAAAATGTAATGGTACTGTGCCATTGCACTCTTGACCTTTTTCTCGTTTGACTGTTTTCTTATTCCACAGCAGGAAATGCGTATTCCGCAGGTATACAGTGCGGTTATTCAGTGGCACCAGTAAATCTCTGTAAGTCCCTTCTGTCTGCTTTTGCTGAGGGCAACTTGCATTTCCAGATGCATGAAATAGCTAATTTACACACCAGCTAAGCCAGTGTGAAGGGTTTGGTAGACCCCAGCACTTCACAGAACAAGATAATGATGGGCCTATGATTAATTGATTCGCTTTTCTCTGCTGGAATGCTTGCAGTCACAATGAACCATATCCTCTAGGTCGTAGGAGTTTATTCTCTTGCTGCACATACTAGATCATGGTTTTACCACTGTATACACAAGCCCATATTTCACCTGCCATGTTCCCCAAGTCTCTCCTAAGCAGTGCCCACAACCATGGCAGGCCGAGTGTCAGCAAAGGCAGAGCAATAACTTTACGTCAGGATGGGATGACTGTAAGATTGGTAACTACTAGTGTAAAGTAAAGCCCAACACTCATTCTGCATGAGCCAGAAATATTGGGTGAGTCTTTTTATAGCCTGCTTCCCTACTTTTGCTCAGGTTACCCAAGACTGGCCTCTCAAGAGCTTGCCTTTTACCATGCCTACAGTGGGGGCTGGCGAAACAGATGTGGTATACCTTAACCCCTACCTGCATGCCATCTACTCGCTCGCAGAGTTTCAGTGTAGTCAGCTGGACCCTTAGGGAGTAACCATGTGCCCTGCTTGTCATGGTCACAAAAAGCAGCAGAATTCTGGGCCTAACACTGCATTTGTCGAAGCTTGGCAGATGAAGTTGCTTATGATGCATGTCGGTGGTGTTGTTTGAAAGACTGTGTGGCAGTCTACTAATGAGACAACCAGGTCGCTGTTaacctgtttcctcctctgcaccAACATTCTGATGCCTTTTTTAACACTTTGTAAGTCACAGTACAGAAATCTAGACGGCTGTTACTTTGCAGAGAAACTGAGCTTCATATTTCTGCTGACATTCATTCACTCTTCAATAACTCATCTCTTACTTCACATTGACCATGtagctttatttttaaataaacaagttgAACCTGAGTGTATACAGGCTTTTTAATAACTGGGGATTTATACCAGCTGGTGAGAGAAACCTGCTCAAACTCACACCTCCTTGGCACATGATTGAATTCTCCTCACCAGTAGCAACCGGCTTTTTCTCTGATGGGTATTTCAAATCAGGGTGATACTCCGTTTTCTTATTGTTGACATTTGCGACTTAAACTcactgtttttaatgaatgataGTGAATCTGAAAGTTTTCTGCCAAACAGATTGTTGAAGCCAACGTGTAGTGTTGGAACTTGTGacagtgttttgaaatgtggGGGACGCATTCTTCTTTCCCAAGAGACGTTGCAGCTGCTGCCTCAATTGTAGTTCATACTTTTAAGACCCAAAAAACCCGAATAGTCCATTAAACCAAAGTCTTTAAGTACATGTGAAACAAGTTAGTGGTTTCTAAACTAATGCCATTATATGCCACACGTGATGTTCCATTTCAACAGGACTTGGACACAAGACTCGTTTCTACAAGCCATGGCAACGTGTGGATGTGGCTACAGCACTTTGATCTGTGTGAAGCATGACAAGGCTTTTCCTTGTGCTTACCTGTAGGTGGCACCAAAATGAACAAACTTACTTGTTTGACGGGTGCAAGTTAAGATCCTGACCACAGATCTAGAACCAGCCTCCTTGGCTGACTCAAGCGTGAATAATCAGAAACCAGATCTGTGCGGCTGGCCTGCTTCTAGATGCTAACGTGTCTCAGTCTTTGCTACTTAGCGCTGCCGCTGTAAGGCGTGCTAACCGTCCAGTGTCCCATCTCCCCTCCCCCACCAGCCTCCTCAGTCTGCACTGGTAACAGTGTGACCACCGATGGGTATGATGACACAgccagtgtccacagctgggCTGATCGATGTGGTAAATGTCTCATACAGGAAGAGACGGGGCTCAGTAGGTCTTAGTTCAGTCTAGGGTGGTAAATTAatattctatttaaaataaatagataatgaATATCAAATCTCTTGCACAGGTAGAGGTTGAAGACATTTCACTCTTGTatttgatgaaatacatttgaCTGTTGCAAACTTTCAGTCCAGGGTCTTGATATATATTAGGCTGAAAACAGGTTAGCACATAAAGACAATAGTTACAGTAACATTGTTCTTGCTGCTCTTGTTGAAGTTTATTCCTCACACGCTTCTCTGTCTCTTGTCTCATGAAGACTCACCTGGGTGGGACGGAGGACGTAGCAACGGATTTGTGAATGGTTTCCACGACAATCGCACTAATGGGGGATTTGGAGGTCGCGGACCCCCTCGCATTGATAGAGGTGGGCGCGGTGCCTACCGTGGTAACAGGGGTGGAGGCTCCTTTAATCAACCACTGCAAAATGCAGGTGGGGTAAACCTGTCATGCTTTAATATGTCTGACTTGAGCTGTAGCGTGGTGACAGTGTAGCCTTAGATGGGAACCTTGCCCTCCCCCACCCTTGTTTTTACAGTATAACGTAAGAGCTGTTCATATAAATATTACAGACTTTCAGAAAATTTGAAATCAGATTAAAGCCTTGATGGTCTTTGAACGACTCTTGGCAATTTTGCTTTAAAGAGAATCCAGAAATCTCCACTTAGGTAAGAAAGTGACATGGTCTGACGATCAACAGTGAATTTAAACAGGGAAAACCTAGTTGAAGCTAACTGGTGCGTTTCCCTGCGTCACAGGAGTTGGTGGTTTTGAAAACAAAGACAGCAACTGGCAAGGAGCTCCCAGGGACGCTGCCTACAACAGCTTTGGGGGACGAACTGACAGCAGATCCAAGTCAACCTTCTTCAATgagcgtggaggaggaggcggcggcggctccAGGGGAaggtgtgtttcagtttgtcttGGTTTGAAATCACACTGGACTATATACTGTTATAATTTGTATAAAGATGAGTATTTCCattactgtaaataaacaaactgtCAATAAATCAACTAATATTTTAAGTTGCCTCACGACAAACTGAACAGTAATATTCTTGACAAAAGCTAAGCTGTAGCTTGTTACTTTGTACACACTGATAACTATGGTGCCTCATATCTAATGTGATTGTGTAGATATGATCGCGGAGGCTTCTCAAGTGGAGGAAACAACCGCTGGGAGGATTCCAGTGAGGACTGGTCCAAGCCCACTCCTCCTAATGAGCGCCTGGAAGCGTAAGAACCACTCGgctcataaataaataaaaaccatcCACCTATCGTCTGCATTCGTCCTGAactaatcaaacattttaattctagGGAGCTTTTTTCTACAAGCAACACTGGGATAAACTTTGAGAAATATGATGATATCCCTGTGGAGGCCACCGGGTCCAACTCCCCGCCTCATATTGATAGTGTAAGTCTGTTCATCGCTTGTTTACCGTCTGACCAAACTTAATTCATTTGAAACAATTTTCACTTCTTGACTGGTCTGTGTTTCTTCTGTAGTTCCATGATGTGGAATTGGGGGAGATTATCATGGCGAACATCAACCTGAGTCGCTACACTCGTCCCACCCCCGTTCAGAAATATGCTATCCCCATCATCAAGTCCAAAAGAGACCTGATGGCCTGCGCCCAGACTGGTGTGTATTTCTGTATTCTTTGAATCTTTGCTCATTGTGTTTCCTGTATTAATTTATCCGGACAGGGGAAGCAAAAGGTCAGTGTACTTTTAGATTGATGGTTTACCTGATCCCTGCTATGTTTCAGGCTCTGGCAAGACTGCAGCCTTCCTGCTGCCCGTGCTGAGTCAGATCTTCACCGAAGGACCAGGAGATGCTCTGCAGGCCTCCAAGAATGGACAGGTACTGAGCAAAGAGAATAATGAACACATCCTGCTCTACCCTTTTTTGCTTCTTGTTacgattatttattttatcctcaGGACAACGGAAGGTACAGCCGTCGTAAACAGTACCCGCTTGCCCTGGTCCTGGCTCCGACCAGAGAGCTGGCCCTGCAGATCTATGACGAGGCGAGGAAGGTGAGTCTCACTCTGCAGGAACACAGTCTAACTCGCAATGGTTAATTGACTTGGCACCAGAGAATAAAGAATAGGGATCTTTGATGCTAACCTAGCGTTACTGTATCTCCTCGTTTACTGCAGAGCACTCACCAATTTAAAACGTATATCACAAACTTGAATTTAGTTTGAAGGAGCCAATACACCATAGAATGGACGACATTAAATAAATGGACATCTTGAAGCTTAATTGTTCTTCCCACTCTGTAGGTTGCCTATCGCTCTCGTGTGCGTCCCTGCGTAGTTTATGGTGGAGCTGACATCGGTGGACAGATCAGGGAACTGGAGAGAGGCTGTCACCTTCTCGTGGCCACACCTGGACGTCTGGTCGATATGATGGAGAGGGGCAAGATCGGTCTGGACTACTGCAAGTAAGTATAACACCAGGCTATATGAAAAGGATCCAACTGAAACCACCCGACTTGATTAAATCTGGTAATTGATTAAATGTTTAACTAAGctgagtgtctgtgcagctaCCTGATCCTGGACGAGGCTGACCGCATGTTGGACATGGGTTTCGAGCCACAGATCAGACGTATTGTGGAACAGGATACGATGCCACCTAAAGGCATTCGTCAGACCATGATGTTCAGTGCCACCTTCCCTAAGGAGATCCAGGTACTCACTCAAGTCTACAGAATCTTGTTTATCGTCATAAATATCTGTATACTATATATCTGACTTGTTTGCTTGTGTAGATTCTGGCTCGTGATTTCCTGGAGGACTACATTTTCCTGGCGGTGGGTCGCGTGGGTTCGACTTCAGAAAACATCACCCAGAAAGTGGTTTGGGTGGAAGAAACGGACAAGAGGTCCTTCCTCTTGGATCTGCTCAACGCCACAggtgagaagagaaaacacatccAGTGTTTTCTGCCCTGGAACGTCACATTAGACTCTAACAACCTTCCTGTGTTTGTCAGTCTGCACCATATCGAGCTAATATTGTTAATCTCTAGTTAATGCTGTTGATTCTAGTAAAGACAAAATATCAAAACCCAGTATATTAAGCTGGGTGAGCAGGTAGTGAACCATATGTCATGCTTGATGTGGTTTGCTTCTCATGATGATCTAAAGCTGTGTATGTACTTAGAAGCCTCGTGTTTACTCGCCGGTTTGGTTTTATCTTAGTTATGCCCAGTGACGAGGTCGAGACCCCAGACAAACCAGGTAAGTGTGAACGTACTATAACTCAACTCTGACCCACAAGCCAGAAAAACTCACATCCCACTGCCCattctgtcccctctgtcccctgctggacatgttttttcatgttttattttgaatctttATTCATTTCTAAAAAGAACTAGTAGGATTGATGATGGCCTTAACCTTGCATAGTGTCCACTGACCTCGGAACTGAAAAGGAAGTCTGCTTGTAGGGTCACGTGGCTCACCATGACCATGTGGTGGTGGTGAAAGCTCGGTTTCCATGAGTCATCGTCTGATTTAAAGGCCCCGACAGTTTCTGTAGATCGGTTCAGATCAAACAAACATGAGTGAACATATTTCACTTATCTTAAGGATATGATGTTGGTCAGTACCTAACTCATTAGATTTTGGTCATTTAACATTTGTGACATTAGATGATTTTCATCTGAAACGTGCTCTGATTCttatttagacattttattGATCCTGTTAATTTTTAcgtttgataattttttttgtaaaattaaCTTTTCTCTACAAAAATTAAATGCTGTGCTTCTTGTGCTTGTGCATTATTGTATGTTTTAGTCCTGTTTCTTAAACTACTCAACCTCAAAAGAAAAGCCACTACACAAAGGCAACTAATTCAGCCTTATTAAAGCACATACTGGGCTGTAGTGGGATTCAAGTTGTGAACCTGAGGATCCGAATCTTGGGTGATCAAGTTCATGGTTGAGCTTTTTATTCAGCCCTTTTTAAGTTTTCATTCGTTTGATTTACTTAATGATCTTGGA
Proteins encoded in this region:
- the ddx3xa gene encoding DEAD-box helicase 3 X-linked a isoform X7; amino-acid sequence: MSHVVIDNPHGLDQQLSALDLNSADGQGGGTGRRYIPPHLRNREAPKNAGNAYSAGIQCGYSVAPVNLYSPGWDGGRSNGFVNGFHDNRTNGGFGGRGPPRIDRGGRGAYRGNRGGGSFNQPLQNAGVGGFENKDSNWQGAPRDAAYNSFGGRTDSRSKSTFFNERGGGGGGGSRGRYDRGGFSSGGNNRWEDSSEDWSKPTPPNERLEAELFSTSNTGINFEKYDDIPVEATGSNSPPHIDSFHDVELGEIIMANINLSRYTRPTPVQKYAIPIIKSKRDLMACAQTGSGKTAAFLLPVLSQIFTEGPGDALQASKNGQDNGRYSRRKQYPLALVLAPTRELALQIYDEARKVAYRSRVRPCVVYGGADIGGQIRELERGCHLLVATPGRLVDMMERGKIGLDYCNYLILDEADRMLDMGFEPQIRRIVEQDTMPPKGIRQTMMFSATFPKEIQILARDFLEDYIFLAVGRVGSTSENITQKVVWVEETDKRSFLLDLLNATVMPSDEVETPDKPAKAALTLVFVETKKGADALEDFLYHEGYSCTSIHGDRSQRDREEALNQFRSGRCPILVATAVAARGLDISNVKHVINFDLPSDIEEYVHRIGRTGRVGNLGLATSFFNDKNSNITKDLLDILVEAKQEVPPWLESLAYEHQHKSTGRGRSKRFSGGFGARDYRQTPGGAASFTSSRGGGRNPGGSRGGFGGGGFGGGGGGFYGNDSYGGNYSSSGSSVDWWGN
- the ddx3xa gene encoding DEAD-box helicase 3 X-linked a isoform X11, whose protein sequence is MSHVVIDNPHGLDQQLSALDLNSADGQGGGTGRRYIPPHLRNREAPKNGNAYSADSPGWDGGRSNGFVNGFHDNRTNGGFGGRGPPRIDRGGRGAYRGNRGGGSFNQPLQNAGVGGFENKDSNWQGAPRDAAYNSFGGRTDSRSKSTFFNERGGGGGGGSRGRYDRGGFSSGGNNRWEDSSEDWSKPTPPNERLEAELFSTSNTGINFEKYDDIPVEATGSNSPPHIDSFHDVELGEIIMANINLSRYTRPTPVQKYAIPIIKSKRDLMACAQTGSGKTAAFLLPVLSQIFTEGPGDALQASKNGQDNGRYSRRKQYPLALVLAPTRELALQIYDEARKVAYRSRVRPCVVYGGADIGGQIRELERGCHLLVATPGRLVDMMERGKIGLDYCNYLILDEADRMLDMGFEPQIRRIVEQDTMPPKGIRQTMMFSATFPKEIQILARDFLEDYIFLAVGRVGSTSENITQKVVWVEETDKRSFLLDLLNATVMPSDEVETPDKPAKAALTLVFVETKKGADALEDFLYHEGYSCTSIHGDRSQRDREEALNQFRSGRCPILVATAVAARGLDISNVKHVINFDLPSDIEEYVHRIGRTGRVGNLGLATSFFNDKNSNITKDLLDILVEAKQEVPPWLESLAYEHQHKSTGRGRSKRFSGGFGARDYRQTPGGAASFTSSRGGGRNPGGSRGGFGGGGFGGGGGGFYGNDSYGGNYSSSGSSVDWWGN
- the ddx3xa gene encoding DEAD-box helicase 3 X-linked a isoform X8; translation: MSHVVIDNPHGLDQQLSALDLNSADGQGGGTGRRYIPPHLRNREAPKNGNAYSAGIQCGYSVAPVNLYSPGWDGGRSNGFVNGFHDNRTNGGFGGRGPPRIDRGGRGAYRGNRGGGSFNQPLQNAGVGGFENKDSNWQGAPRDAAYNSFGGRTDSRSKSTFFNERGGGGGGGSRGRYDRGGFSSGGNNRWEDSSEDWSKPTPPNERLEAELFSTSNTGINFEKYDDIPVEATGSNSPPHIDSFHDVELGEIIMANINLSRYTRPTPVQKYAIPIIKSKRDLMACAQTGSGKTAAFLLPVLSQIFTEGPGDALQASKNGQDNGRYSRRKQYPLALVLAPTRELALQIYDEARKVAYRSRVRPCVVYGGADIGGQIRELERGCHLLVATPGRLVDMMERGKIGLDYCNYLILDEADRMLDMGFEPQIRRIVEQDTMPPKGIRQTMMFSATFPKEIQILARDFLEDYIFLAVGRVGSTSENITQKVVWVEETDKRSFLLDLLNATVMPSDEVETPDKPAKAALTLVFVETKKGADALEDFLYHEGYSCTSIHGDRSQRDREEALNQFRSGRCPILVATAVAARGLDISNVKHVINFDLPSDIEEYVHRIGRTGRVGNLGLATSFFNDKNSNITKDLLDILVEAKQEVPPWLESLAYEHQHKSTGRGRSKRFSGGFGARDYRQTPGGAASFTSSRGGGRNPGGSRGGFGGGGFGGGGGGFYGNDSYGGNYSSSGSSVDWWGN
- the ddx3xa gene encoding DEAD-box helicase 3 X-linked a isoform X14, with the protein product MSHVVIDNPHGLDQQLSALDLNSADGQGGGTGRRYIPPHLRNREAPKNDSPGWDGGRSNGFVNGFHDNRTNGGFGGRGPPRIDRGGRGAYRGNRGGGSFNQPLQNAGVGGFENKDSNWQGAPRDAAYNSFGGRTDSRSKSTFFNERGGGGGGGSRGRYDRGGFSSGGNNRWEDSSEDWSKPTPPNERLEAELFSTSNTGINFEKYDDIPVEATGSNSPPHIDSFHDVELGEIIMANINLSRYTRPTPVQKYAIPIIKSKRDLMACAQTGSGKTAAFLLPVLSQIFTEGPGDALQASKNGQDNGRYSRRKQYPLALVLAPTRELALQIYDEARKVAYRSRVRPCVVYGGADIGGQIRELERGCHLLVATPGRLVDMMERGKIGLDYCNYLILDEADRMLDMGFEPQIRRIVEQDTMPPKGIRQTMMFSATFPKEIQILARDFLEDYIFLAVGRVGSTSENITQKVVWVEETDKRSFLLDLLNATAKAALTLVFVETKKGADALEDFLYHEGYSCTSIHGDRSQRDREEALNQFRSGRCPILVATAVAARGLDISNVKHVINFDLPSDIEEYVHRIGRTGRVGNLGLATSFFNDKNSNITKDLLDILVEAKQEVPPWLESLAYEHQHKSTGRGRSKRFSGGFGARDYRQTPGGAASFTSSRGGGRNPGGSRGGFGGGGFGGGGGGFYGNDSYGGNYSSSGSSVDWWGN
- the ddx3xa gene encoding DEAD-box helicase 3 X-linked a isoform X13 translates to MSHVVIDNPHGLDQQLSALDLNSADGQGGGTGRRYIPPHLRNREAPKNAGNAYSAGIQCGYSVAPVNLYSPGWDGGRSNGFVNGFHDNRTNGGFGGRGPPRIDRGVGGFENKDSNWQGAPRDAAYNSFGGRTDSRSKSTFFNERGGGGGGGSRGRYDRGGFSSGGNNRWEDSSEDWSKPTPPNERLEAELFSTSNTGINFEKYDDIPVEATGSNSPPHIDSFHDVELGEIIMANINLSRYTRPTPVQKYAIPIIKSKRDLMACAQTGSGKTAAFLLPVLSQIFTEGPGDALQASKNGQDNGRYSRRKQYPLALVLAPTRELALQIYDEARKVAYRSRVRPCVVYGGADIGGQIRELERGCHLLVATPGRLVDMMERGKIGLDYCNYLILDEADRMLDMGFEPQIRRIVEQDTMPPKGIRQTMMFSATFPKEIQILARDFLEDYIFLAVGRVGSTSENITQKVVWVEETDKRSFLLDLLNATVMPSDEVETPDKPAKAALTLVFVETKKGADALEDFLYHEGYSCTSIHGDRSQRDREEALNQFRSGRCPILVATAVAARGLDISNVKHVINFDLPSDIEEYVHRIGRTGRVGNLGLATSFFNDKNSNITKDLLDILVEAKQEVPPWLESLAYEHQHKSTGRGRSKRFSGGFGARDYRQTPGGAASFTSSRGGGRNPGGSRGGFGGGGFGGGGGGFYGNDSYGGNYSSSGSSVDWWGN
- the ddx3xa gene encoding DEAD-box helicase 3 X-linked a isoform X9 — encoded protein: MSHVVIDNPHGLDQQLSALDLNSADGQGGGTGRRYIPPHLRNREAPKNAGNAYSAGIQCGYSVAPVNLYSPGWDGGRSNGFVNGFHDNRTNGGFGGRGPPRIDRGGRGAYRGNRGGGSFNQPLQNAGVGGFENKDSNWQGAPRDAAYNSFGGRTDSRSKSTFFNERGGGGGGGSRGRYDRGGFSSGGNNRWEDSSEDWSKPTPPNERLEAELFSTSNTGINFEKYDDIPVEATGSNSPPHIDSFHDVELGEIIMANINLSRYTRPTPVQKYAIPIIKSKRDLMACAQTGSGKTAAFLLPVLSQIFTEGPGDALQASKNGQDNGRYSRRKQYPLALVLAPTRELALQIYDEARKVAYRSRVRPCVVYGGADIGGQIRELERGCHLLVATPGRLVDMMERGKIGLDYCNYLILDEADRMLDMGFEPQIRRIVEQDTMPPKGIRQTMMFSATFPKEIQILARDFLEDYIFLAVGRVGSTSENITQKVVWVEETDKRSFLLDLLNATAKAALTLVFVETKKGADALEDFLYHEGYSCTSIHGDRSQRDREEALNQFRSGRCPILVATAVAARGLDISNVKHVINFDLPSDIEEYVHRIGRTGRVGNLGLATSFFNDKNSNITKDLLDILVEAKQEVPPWLESLAYEHQHKSTGRGRSKRFSGGFGARDYRQTPGGAASFTSSRGGGRNPGGSRGGFGGGGFGGGGGGFYGNDSYGGNYSSSGSSVDWWGN